The sequence GCTCACTCTTTAAATCCTaggtaaattttaaattatgtgtttaacctttttgttttatttcattgacaatatataatagttttcaTTTGTTGCAGATTTTATAGTGATGTATGGCTTAATGAGGATGCTACAAGAAAAGGTCCCCATAGAGATGATGAAATCTCTCGTGAGAGGATAAAATGCTTTCGAAGATTGTTTCCTAATGATGATGAGCATACTAAGGTTCTTAATGAGTATGCATTATTCTCCATGAGGACTGGTCATTTTGCAGATTTATCATGCATTGTCGGAATGGGTACTATGGAACCCTTTCGTTGGTGGGCTAACTTTGGTGCTGATACTCCATGTCTCCAAGCTTTGGCTTTTAAATTGCTTGGTCAACCTAGTTCATCATCTTGTGCTGAGCGCAATTGGAGTACTTACAACTTTATTCACTCACTCAGAAGAAATAAGTTAAATCCAAGCCGTGCTGAAGACTTGGTTTACATCCACCACAATCTACGCCACTTATCAAGGAATTCTGGTCAATATGAGGATGAAAAGACCAAGATGTGGGATGGTGGTGGAGATTCATATGATACCATGGAAGATGTCGGATTTTTGGAGTTTGCTAATCTTTCATTAGATGAGCCCGATCTTGAGAATGAGTTTCCCaaagaataatttattttaactattatttaatatattatagtcatgttttgtttcatgaaattttttttataaatgactttatttattttattttactaatatatggatatttttatattttatatattataaaactgaCATACCCATACCCCTAAATATTTACTTAGCCGTTTCCCGTCCCCGTCTCGGTGCAGCATAGTTGGCTAAGCCACGCCTCTTATTCGCCATCGCAGAAAACGGCAACGAACAAGTAGACGTCTGTGTGTGGAACTTCTTCTCGCTGCCTCAGCTTGAGTATCCATATGAGCAATCATCGTCGTCGACCCTTGTAGCAGCCGCCGAATTTTATGTGCGATTCTCTCCAGGCAAAGTACGGATCAATCATCTTACTaacctaaaatatttttcatgtgGCTACGCCTCTGGCTTGCTCTATATGTATGGTGATCGATACCAAGCTAGACCTGTGATATGTAACCCCATCACGGGACGGTATGCGATCTTACCTAATCGTTATACCTACAGAAAGGCTTATAGCTTTTTCGGGTTTGACCCAATTGACAAGCAATACAAGGCATTGTCCATGGCTTATCCATCTGGTCCTGGTCATCATAAAATTCTTACatttgaagaagatggagatttGATGTGGAGAAGGATCAAGTGTCCCTTACGACATGATATTAAGAGTGATGGGGTATGCatcaatggggttttgtattactTGGCTGAGACGTCGGAATGTGCTCATGTTATGACGTCTGAATATATGATAgtttgttttgatgttaggtctgaaaAGTTCACCTTTATTGATGTAGAAAGGTTTTGTCGATTGATTAACTATAAGGGCAAATTAGCTGTGATTTTttgggatgatgatgaagacattTATGAGAAGTGTCATTTGGAGTCGGATGTCTACATTTATATTGAGAATAGTCTCGACGCTGAAGCTATTAGTGAGTTACATGTGTGGGTTTTAGAGAATGTTGAGAAACAGGAATGGtcgaaatatgagtacacttgGACCGATGATAGATTCTTCCGTTTTCACGTTTTCGTCGTTGGAGCGACTGCTTCGGGTGAAATAGTGTTTTCAATGCGCAAGTATATATCTAACGAaccgttttatgttttctatttcaatCCCGAAAAGAAGACACTCCAACGTGTTGAGATCCAAGGTTTTGGTGAAACTTTTAAGAAATGTTTTAGCGTTCGCACTTTTGTAAACCACGCAGAGGATCTTGATGCTAATGATTTAAAACTACTCAAGTCAGTCCATCCTCCATTGGTTGAACcatcagattcagattcagactaAGAAGTGCGAAGggacaaggagaagaagatagggATGATCATTGGAGTTAGGTGATAGCATTGGGCAATTAGGCATGtcatttttgtgttcttatctgTACATACGTTTTTATTGTCAACCTTATTTATCTATTCGTTTATCCTCCTTTTAATAtgtaccttttttatttttactatattataataaatcaagttttttttcaaatctaagTGTTCGTCATTGAAATCCATGCTTGGAGATTTAATCTAAGTGTACATACTTGTTGCTGTATTGTCTTTGCTCTTGTTCATTCGTTCTTCATTGCAGCACAGAAATATagtgatttttcttctttaacgATCGAGCTTTCTTCATTTTGGTATCAAGAAGATGGTTTTGTTGCTTCTCTTAGTTGTCTCTCTACTTTACTTTTAATCTTTGATTCTTCCAGATTATATATGTGGTCTGTTGTTTTTACAAAGTGTTGTTGGGTTTATCATTTCTGTGTGATAATGACACTAATTTCACGGTGAGATTTGAAACTTTGGTCTCAAATACTTTGAACTTGATACGGAGCGGGAGCTTCTAACTATGATGAATGCTTTGGTCTCAAATACTTAGATGCAATGTGTAAAAAGTTCTACCAATTCCTGGTTTATATTAGTCTCAGTTTTGGCTCTTCATGGTTCTTAAATTATGCAGAATTTCTTGGTAGCTTAGTTTTGACAGGTTGAAACATTTGGTTCTCTGTATCAGTAGGTCTTGTCTTAAACATCTTGCCAGCTGTCTACTTTGGTTATCTGTTTTTGGGGTCTCAAAAACATGGTTTTGTTGCTTCTcagttctttctctttctgaATGCGAGAGGATCTATGCTttatttttcaactttgtttcCTGTGTAGATAAGGATCTGTCctctgttctttttttcaaCGTAACATCTTGTTGGATTTGTCATTTGGCTGTGATCATATCAAAAATAAAGTATGGTAAGAATAGAATTTAGTATCCAGCTTTTGATACCAAAGTGATTTCTCTAACGTTAAACTAACATCAAAACAAGTAGGGGATGAGTTGGACGGACACAATTTTGTATAGCAACAAGACAATTATGGTATCAGATTCTTATTCTTATGATAAAGGAATCATCTTTGCGTTGCCTTGTTCCTTGTTAATCTTATCCTCTTCCTTACCGAAGCTTTTTCTCAACATGAAGCGTAAGTTGCCATGGAATAAAGTCACAAGGACAAGGTTTCTTTCTTCAACGCCNtctctctctctctctctctctctctctctctctctctctctctctctctcttttccccCAAAGGAATCATCTTTTTGCAGTATATAAATTGTGGGATCTGATCTGAAGAGTTCCCCTGAATCCCTCTCCCAAGAAAAGATTGGTAATCTCAAATCAAACATGTCAAACGTGAGCTTTCTTGAGCTGCAATACAAGCTCTCTAAGAACAAGATGTTGAGGAAGCCTTCAAGGATGTTCTCTAGAGACAGACAATCCTCAGGCTTGTCTTCACCCGGACCAGGAGGCTTTTCTCAGCCTTCCGTTAATGAGATGAGACGTGTTTTCAACAGGTTTGATACGGACAGTGATGGAAAAATATCTCAGACTGAGTACAAGGTAGTGCTGAGAGCGCTAGGACAAGAGAGGGTTATCGAGGACGTGCCCAAGATCTTTAAAGCCGTGGATCTGGATGGTGATGGGTTTATTGATTTCAGAGAGTTTACTGATGCATACAAGAGAAGCGGAGGGATTAGGTCTTCCGACATTCGAAATGCTTTCTGGACTTTTGATTTAAACGGGGATGAGAAGATAAGCGCAGAGGAAGTGATGTCAGTTCTAAGGAAGCTTGGGGAGAGATGTAGCTTAGAGGACTGCAAGAGGATGGTGAGAGCTGTTGATGCAGATGGAGATGGATTGGTTAATATGGAAGAGTTCATGAGGATGATGTCTTTCAACATCGTCTGAACAGACTTCTTTCGTTCTCTCTgttattgtaattaaatatcaTTCTTCAttcaatccaaattcaaaaacATGAAATCTTGTAACTTTGAATCGACATAATCTCCAAAGTTCTTCCAGAATAAGACcaataatatagatataaagCAAGCACTTATTCAAAAGTTAGTACATAAACTGAATAACTCATGTAAAAGCTCAGATGAAATTTGTTACAGCGTAGCAAATACTATTCCATTCCCAACTGCTAGCAGAGTTCTGGCAAGAGCTTAGAGCGCTATACATGATCCGAAACAAAGGCACATAAAACGCTGCTCTACCAGTAATCACCACAAGAACATTTACCGTCTTTGAAGTGATGGAAACGTTTGTTGTCTCTCACAATCAACTCCCTACCAATGATTTTGGACATGATCTTGATAAAGTTGTGACAGTCCCCACAAACACGGAGATTCTTAATGATTGTGAGGGTCTTCCGAGGTGGTGTGCATATGATTCCATAAGCAATTGCTAACCTCTCACTGTGGTAGAGTAGAGCCTGTTCTTTGGCCTCTTGATCGATATCATGCAGAACAAATCGTGTGTCTGGAACATAAACCACTCCCTTCTTTGCAGCCATCTCCTTTGCTTCATCCTTGTAAAATGTCAGATTCCGGAACTCAAGGATCCTACTCTTACTAGTAACCATATTTGTTTCCTTGAATGATTTGGGTGGAGGAGTAGGAATCTTGTTGGTTACAGCCTTTGAAGGATCAAGATCAACCATCAATTCCTCAGTGTAATCCTCTAAATCGATATCTCCATGTAGCCGAGCATAGTTCCTCATAGCTTCCCAGAACTCAGCTGTGGGTTCAAACGGAAGGTCACGGATGTATTGCTCTGCCTCAACAAGATGTCCACATTTACCAAGAACACCTAAAACACCCAAATAATGTTCTGTACTCGGAGCAATCCCATACTCGTTTTTCATCGAATCAAAATGCAGAAACGCCTCTTTAATCCCTCCCACAGTAGCACAAGCCAAGAAAACAGAAAGGAAAGTCTCCTCATTGGGCTTCAACCCTTGTTTCGCCATCTCCTCAAACAGATGCAACGCATCATCTCCCATTCCGTTATCACTATACGCACGCATCATCAAATGCCAAGAATCCATATCTTTATCAACCATATGATCAAACACTCTCTTAGCATCAGTAACACTGCTACACTCCCCAAACATACTAATCACAATATTGTTCAGTTTCGGATCACCTCTAAACTTAGACTGCAGGAAATGATCATGTACCTTCTTAGAATGCTCAAGCGACTTCAGATTCGCACAAGACTCAAACAACAGAACAAAACATTCTCTATCAGGCATAGCTCCCTTATCAAGCAACTCAATCGCATCTTTATATAGCCTACGCTGACACAAGCTCATCACCTCTTCAACACTAGGTGTAGCAGCTACCTCATTCCTCTGCTGATTCATCTGATTAGGGACCTGATTCGAGCTTCTTGgtggttgctgctgctgctgctgcggcGTGTAATACTGACTCTGAGGACTTTGCTGAACATTCTGATTCTGATATTGAGGCCGTGGACCACCGTATTGAGGCCTTTGACCACCGTACTGAGGCCTGTTCCCACCGTATTGAGGATTCTGAGGACTCCATTGGTTAGGGTTTTGTGGAAATCGTTGATTAGTGTTCGTCTGATTCTGATAACCTTGAGAATCGAAGCTTTGAGGTGGAGGATATGGCCGTTGTTGTTGAGACGGTGATCCAGACGGAGGATTCTGGTAGTAATCGTTCGTGGCGGCGGAAGTGCTAAGGTTTCTGATCGGAAGCGAGTTTAGGGTACCGGAGAAGTGGAATTGAGAGGAGAGCCTGGGAAATGAGGAACGTACTTGGAGAAGAGAACCTATTGTGACGATCTTTTGGGTTCGTGCGCAACGAATCGCCATTAGAGAAGACATTTTTGGGGGAGGAAGTGGTAAAGATTAAAACCCTGCGAAATGCAAAACCCTAGTCTGGAAAAAATGAGAGAGAATATTCGCAGGAGGAAAGAAAAATAGTATGATAAGATTTATATTTGGGCCTGAGTTGGGCTAAGATATTGCAACTTTagcttcttttgagttttttttttttcttttctgaggATACTATTCTGGGGATACTATTTGAGTTAacttcttataaattataacattttattaaacaaGAACTAAGCatttcattaaacaagaactaAGCATTTACGaatgttttttctgttttatgtatTATCGCACTAacactttgttttcttttatagtgTAAAAGCTTTAATATGTGTGAGTATTCGATGGAAGTACTGTTTAAGTGAGTGAGAAGTATAAAAGTCTTTGTAATCCTTTGTGTCTCTTCTACTTCATcatataaacaaaccaaatcggttgaccaaaaaacaaaacaaaacacaaaccaaatcgATGAAGTCCGAGGAACTGAAGTTAATACATACACTAGTGGTACGTACTACAGTGTTTTATTAACACATTTTTCGTGTAAACAAGTAACAGATACGCTATACAGAGA comes from Camelina sativa cultivar DH55 chromosome 19, Cs, whole genome shotgun sequence and encodes:
- the LOC104766890 gene encoding pentatricopeptide repeat-containing protein At2g15690: MSSLMAIRCARTQKIVTIGSLLQVRSSFPRLSSQFHFSGTLNSLPIRNLSTSAATNDYYQNPPSGSPSQQQRPYPPPQSFDSQGYQNQTNTNQRFPQNPNQWSPQNPQYGGNRPQYGGQRPQYGGPRPQYQNQNVQQSPQSQYYTPQQQQQQPPRSSNQVPNQMNQQRNEVAATPSVEEVMSLCQRRLYKDAIELLDKGAMPDRECFVLLFESCANLKSLEHSKKVHDHFLQSKFRGDPKLNNIVISMFGECSSVTDAKRVFDHMVDKDMDSWHLMMRAYSDNGMGDDALHLFEEMAKQGLKPNEETFLSVFLACATVGGIKEAFLHFDSMKNEYGIAPSTEHYLGVLGVLGKCGHLVEAEQYIRDLPFEPTAEFWEAMRNYARLHGDIDLEDYTEELMVDLDPSKAVTNKIPTPPPKSFKETNMVTSKSRILEFRNLTFYKDEAKEMAAKKGVVYVPDTRFVLHDIDQEAKEQALLYHSERLAIAYGIICTPPRKTLTIIKNLRVCGDCHNFIKIMSKIIGRELIVRDNKRFHHFKDGKCSCGDYW
- the LOC104766891 gene encoding calmodulin-like protein 1, which gives rise to MSNVSFLELQYKLSKNKMLRKPSRMFSRDRQSSGLSSPGPGGFSQPSVNEMRRVFNRFDTDSDGKISQTEYKVVLRALGQERVIEDVPKIFKAVDLDGDGFIDFREFTDAYKRSGGIRSSDIRNAFWTFDLNGDEKISAEEVMSVLRKLGERCSLEDCKRMVRAVDADGDGLVNMEEFMRMMSFNIV
- the LOC104768078 gene encoding F-box protein At2g15640-like, coding for MFSLSSTNDLILKEILSRLPSKSVARFRCVSKRWDSILSSPYFTELFLTRSLLAKPRLLFAIAENGNEQVDVCVWNFFSLPQLEYPYEQSSSSTLVAAAEFYVRFSPGKVRINHLTNLKYFSCGYASGLLYMYGDRYQARPVICNPITGRYAILPNRYTYRKAYSFFGFDPIDKQYKALSMAYPSGPGHHKILTFEEDGDLMWRRIKCPLRHDIKSDGVCINGVLYYLAETSECAHVMTSEYMIVCFDVRSEKFTFIDVERFCRLINYKGKLAVIFWDDDEDIYEKCHLESDVYIYIENSLDAEAISELHVWVLENVEKQEWSKYEYTWTDDRFFRFHVFVVGATASGEIVFSMRKYISNEPFYVFYFNPEKKTLQRVEIQGFGETFKKCFSVRTFVNHAEDLDANDLKLLKSVHPPLVEPSDSDSD